One part of the Parabacteroides distasonis ATCC 8503 genome encodes these proteins:
- a CDS encoding FecR family protein encodes MEEENKYISDLLIRYVNGLYTRNDIETLRKLAASITERAELESEMDRVWNEAQDLPQSDSHNHLLYKKEAQDLLDKTRKRERRISLSTFIKYAASIAIIVSIGFGAKLYLNHSAKQHTSASDHLLTEISVNHGEHKQVTLPDGTVVHLNAGTVMRYPTEFTSDIRLVEMEGEAFFNVMRDEGKPFIVRTRQADVKVLGTSFNVKAYQEDELMAVSVRTGKVEVDMPESVMRLLPNEQIIVNNTNGEILKKNEDAQKVTAWLQGGLYFNRTPISSVIHDLERMYNQEIVLDPNVVFDDYIYGEHDNKSLEAVLNAIQYSTGIRYRKEESRIVLYKTSH; translated from the coding sequence ATGGAAGAAGAAAACAAATATATAAGCGATTTATTAATCCGATATGTAAATGGACTCTATACACGGAACGATATAGAGACCTTGCGGAAGCTAGCCGCATCCATAACCGAGCGAGCAGAATTAGAAAGCGAAATGGACCGGGTCTGGAACGAGGCGCAAGACTTACCTCAATCCGATTCCCATAATCATCTGCTTTATAAGAAGGAGGCGCAAGACCTGTTGGATAAGACACGTAAAAGAGAAAGAAGAATCTCCCTATCCACTTTCATCAAGTACGCGGCGAGCATAGCGATTATCGTTTCCATCGGATTCGGAGCGAAACTATACCTAAATCATTCAGCAAAGCAGCATACATCTGCCAGCGACCATCTCCTAACGGAAATAAGCGTCAATCATGGCGAACATAAGCAAGTCACCCTTCCCGATGGCACGGTCGTTCATCTAAACGCCGGTACCGTCATGCGATACCCAACGGAATTTACCTCTGACATCCGTTTGGTAGAAATGGAAGGAGAAGCTTTTTTCAATGTCATGAGAGACGAGGGCAAGCCCTTCATCGTCCGTACCCGGCAAGCCGACGTAAAAGTACTCGGAACCTCTTTCAACGTAAAAGCCTATCAAGAGGATGAGTTGATGGCCGTCAGCGTTCGGACCGGAAAAGTTGAGGTGGATATGCCCGAAAGCGTAATGCGCCTATTACCGAACGAGCAGATAATCGTGAATAACACAAATGGAGAGATTCTTAAAAAGAACGAGGACGCCCAAAAAGTAACGGCTTGGCTGCAAGGCGGCCTTTATTTCAACCGGACACCTATCAGTAGCGTTATACACGATTTGGAGCGGATGTATAATCAAGAGATCGTACTCGATCCGAATGTCGTATTCGACGATTACATCTATGGCGAGCACGACAATAAAAGTCTGGAAGCCGTACTGAACGCAATTCAATATTCAACCGGCATCCGATACCGGAAAGAAGAAAGTCGGATCGTGTTATATAAAACGAGTCATTAA
- a CDS encoding TonB-dependent receptor, producing the protein MNFPTITRNNWMCCSIILVFLALGSPEPLQAQENQKERITIQVKNQPIQKVFDDLSKQTGLKFFYGEAIANRNVQVNLKFKNAPVNSVLNEITRQANLYFKRENNTIAVSLGNAGNASVPVTQDRKVTGIITDERGEPIIGANVVVKGTSNGTVTDLNGQYSIEANGKSILLISYIGYLSEEVAVGNNKTLNIQLKEDTQKLDEVVVIGYGTQKRSNLSGAISKISSEVIDSKPVTNVLSALQGEIPGMVVQRTSGQPGNEEFDLNVRGASSTNGGNTPLVLVDGIPGDMNMINPQDIEAISVLKDASASIYGSRAAGGVVLITTKKGKSGAPKLTYNGNLAITKMTGIMKAPTNYEMAIMDNEANIHNGAAPLYTQELLDRILANDPNPIDHPTQPGWKLFFTNTDWMDELLTNGVQHRHNLTISGGGEKSNYYLSAGYSKQFGVVKYADDNNTKYNLRMNYDYRLAKWLKLETKVSLDNQKRTDIGSNGAWVIGEAMFDMPNFPIYNANGEFFTQGGWSNAIALAKESETATFNTREMNGNFRLIADITDGLVFNAQVGLNYKNKNNEDIAKAIPLYTWDGDINYYTGAGSPEQSAVDRTTEETIYQNYTAYLNYNKNFGLDHHLDAMLGMAYEAEEVRMFMARRDNFITDELWELNLGGTGNMKNDAKAEHWATSSAFARIGYSFKNKYILETNFRYDGSSRFAPGNRWRMFPGVSASWRISQEEFLKSSKVFNELKLRASYGQTGNQEGIRLYDYIQLLKFRDDGWGTKLTYPFGSGSQTQAMGLDVLAGVNRTWEILENINAGIDAAFLDSRLGFSFDYFVKMNNNMLIPVTYPSMLGATPPDTNSGKLRTNGFELTLNWTDKIGNVEYSAQFQLSDAKNKLVEYGGSDTYELGLNKTREGYPINSYFAYVYDGVVKDQADLDAYKKLEGVPSNIGIGDAKFKDLNGDGKISTYGDKEGDDGDAKYVGSTTPRYTFGLNLGAKWNNFDISVFFQGVAKRTLFREGEFSMPWSDWWRYPPQFYYGQTWNEDRQDAYYPRLTHGDIRHWNYQASTMQKINAAYVRLKNIQIGYTLPKSLLQKIGIERTRFYVSGQDLFEIHGVKGGWDPESDTGGFNYPFQRYYSFGIDLTF; encoded by the coding sequence ATGAACTTTCCAACTATTACTAGGAATAATTGGATGTGTTGTTCTATTATTTTAGTTTTTTTAGCGTTAGGCTCCCCTGAACCTCTGCAAGCGCAAGAAAATCAGAAAGAAAGAATAACAATTCAAGTCAAAAACCAACCCATACAGAAAGTCTTTGATGATTTGTCGAAGCAGACAGGATTAAAATTTTTCTATGGAGAAGCCATCGCGAACCGGAACGTACAGGTTAACCTAAAGTTCAAAAACGCTCCCGTCAACAGCGTATTGAACGAGATCACCCGGCAAGCCAATCTTTATTTTAAGCGGGAGAATAACACGATAGCCGTCAGTCTCGGAAACGCGGGCAACGCCTCCGTTCCGGTGACGCAAGACCGAAAAGTGACCGGTATCATTACAGATGAACGGGGCGAACCGATCATCGGAGCGAATGTCGTGGTAAAAGGTACGTCAAATGGTACAGTTACCGACCTGAACGGTCAGTACAGCATCGAGGCGAACGGTAAATCGATCCTACTCATATCCTACATCGGCTATTTATCGGAAGAAGTGGCCGTAGGCAACAACAAAACCCTCAATATCCAGCTAAAGGAAGACACCCAGAAGCTTGATGAGGTAGTCGTGATCGGTTACGGAACACAGAAACGAAGCAATCTTTCCGGAGCGATCTCGAAAATATCCTCCGAGGTAATCGACTCTAAGCCGGTTACAAATGTCCTGTCCGCCTTGCAAGGAGAAATTCCCGGTATGGTCGTTCAGCGAACATCCGGACAACCGGGTAACGAGGAATTCGACTTGAACGTGCGTGGCGCCTCCTCCACGAACGGAGGGAATACCCCGCTAGTCTTGGTCGACGGAATCCCCGGGGATATGAATATGATCAACCCGCAGGATATCGAGGCTATATCGGTATTGAAAGATGCCTCAGCCTCCATATATGGTTCCCGTGCCGCCGGAGGTGTTGTATTAATCACGACTAAGAAAGGAAAGAGCGGAGCACCGAAACTTACTTACAACGGGAACTTGGCGATCACGAAAATGACCGGAATCATGAAAGCCCCGACAAATTATGAGATGGCGATTATGGATAACGAGGCGAACATACACAACGGTGCCGCCCCACTCTATACCCAAGAGCTTCTGGATCGCATCTTAGCGAACGATCCGAACCCTATCGACCATCCCACCCAACCCGGCTGGAAGCTCTTTTTCACGAACACGGACTGGATGGACGAGTTGCTGACCAATGGCGTACAACATCGCCATAACCTAACAATCTCCGGTGGAGGCGAGAAGTCTAACTATTACCTATCCGCCGGCTACAGCAAACAATTTGGCGTGGTAAAATATGCAGACGATAATAATACCAAATACAATCTGCGTATGAATTATGATTATCGATTGGCAAAGTGGCTAAAATTAGAGACAAAGGTATCTTTGGATAACCAGAAACGTACGGACATAGGAAGTAATGGCGCTTGGGTGATCGGCGAGGCGATGTTTGATATGCCGAACTTCCCGATCTATAACGCCAACGGAGAGTTCTTCACGCAAGGAGGCTGGAGCAATGCGATAGCGCTGGCCAAGGAAAGCGAGACCGCCACGTTCAATACCCGGGAGATGAACGGTAACTTTAGATTGATCGCCGATATCACGGACGGACTCGTGTTTAACGCTCAAGTGGGCTTAAACTACAAAAACAAGAATAACGAGGATATAGCGAAAGCCATCCCGCTCTATACATGGGACGGTGACATCAATTATTATACGGGAGCAGGTAGTCCCGAACAATCCGCTGTAGATCGTACGACCGAGGAAACCATCTATCAAAATTATACGGCTTACTTGAATTATAATAAGAACTTCGGACTGGATCATCATTTAGATGCCATGTTAGGTATGGCTTATGAGGCAGAAGAGGTCCGTATGTTCATGGCACGCCGAGATAATTTCATCACAGACGAATTATGGGAACTCAACCTTGGTGGCACCGGAAATATGAAGAACGACGCCAAAGCTGAACATTGGGCGACAAGCTCGGCTTTCGCCCGTATCGGATACAGCTTCAAGAATAAGTATATCTTGGAGACAAACTTCCGCTACGATGGTTCCTCCCGCTTCGCCCCGGGTAACCGTTGGAGAATGTTCCCCGGCGTATCCGCTAGCTGGCGTATCTCTCAAGAGGAATTCCTAAAGAGCTCTAAGGTATTCAACGAATTGAAACTAAGAGCTTCTTACGGACAAACAGGTAATCAAGAAGGTATTCGTCTATACGATTATATCCAGTTGCTAAAATTCAGGGACGACGGTTGGGGAACTAAATTGACCTATCCTTTCGGCAGCGGTTCACAAACACAAGCGATGGGGCTGGATGTCTTAGCCGGCGTAAATCGCACATGGGAGATCTTGGAGAATATCAACGCAGGTATTGATGCCGCTTTCTTAGACTCCCGCTTAGGATTCTCTTTCGACTACTTCGTGAAGATGAACAATAATATGTTGATCCCCGTAACTTATCCCAGTATGCTAGGGGCAACTCCCCCGGATACGAACTCGGGCAAATTGCGTACGAATGGCTTCGAGCTTACCTTAAACTGGACGGACAAAATCGGTAATGTCGAATATTCCGCACAATTCCAATTGAGCGACGCTAAGAACAAGCTCGTGGAATACGGAGGCTCGGACACTTATGAGCTAGGCTTGAACAAGACGAGAGAAGGATATCCCATCAACTCCTATTTCGCCTATGTATATGATGGCGTAGTCAAGGACCAAGCGGATCTGGACGCTTACAAGAAGCTGGAAGGCGTACCCTCTAATATCGGTATCGGCGATGCCAAATTCAAGGATCTGAACGGCGATGGGAAAATCTCCACTTACGGTGATAAGGAAGGGGACGACGGCGACGCTAAGTATGTCGGCTCAACCACTCCCCGATATACATTCGGATTAAACTTGGGTGCCAAGTGGAACAACTTTGATATCAGCGTATTCTTCCAAGGAGTCGCTAAACGCACCTTGTTCCGTGAAGGTGAGTTCTCCATGCCTTGGAGCGACTGGTGGAGATATCCGCCTCAGTTCTATTACGGGCAAACCTGGAATGAGGATCGTCAAGACGCATATTATCCTCGTCTGACCCACGGCGATATCAGGCATTGGAACTACCAAGCGTCTACGATGCAAAAGATCAACGCCGCTTACGTACGCCTAAAGAACATCCAGATCGGATATACCCTGCCGAAAAGCTTATTGCAGAAGATCGGTATCGAGCGGACCCGTTTTTATGTAAGCGGACAAGACTTATTCGAGATACACGGGGTAAAAGGCGGTTGGGACCCAGAGTCTGACACTGGAGGTTTCAACTATCCGTTCCAACGTTACTACTCATTTGGTATCGACTTGACTTTCTAA
- a CDS encoding RagB/SusD family nutrient uptake outer membrane protein: MKRFNIIITLSATLGLFSCELDKMPMDQVSDAVFWQKPADFELAANDFYFGLQEVSQYIDMNSDIAFGSGTNDVSDGSYLAPVNSDDWDNPWKFVQSTSYLLKKAEESGLSDEEIGRWKAEAHFFRAYNYWKLVKTYGGVPKIDIPLNTSSEELYTPRSSQQEIIDFIIEDLDKAIPLLPKQSGLTAEELGRTTQGAALALKARAALFEGTWQKYHGMADAGKYLDLAIQAAQAIVDSKEYELYREKGELSYKYLHILEGDDSKEVLLARRYYKLRATHNWTRELLLGAMVPTKNLADVYLCTDGLPIDKSKLFKGFQTQTSEFENRDSRMAQTFVVPGSEIFSEGGGWATVEPGFIGNNSTRTGYMIRKFMDETLDAVQFIGEYDFKEFRYGEVLLILAEALYEKNGQITDEQLDLTINDLRNRANMPRLTNAFVATNGLNMQEEIRRERTVELAFEGYRRDDLRRWGTAETVLPLAIRGVKFVGTEYQQKFPELVIGQDIQVDSEGFIIAQPASARKFQTPKHWLSPIPLQQVQLSKGTLEQNPGW; encoded by the coding sequence ATGAAACGATTCAATATAATTATCACGTTATCCGCCACCTTAGGACTATTCAGTTGTGAGCTGGATAAAATGCCAATGGATCAAGTGTCGGACGCTGTATTCTGGCAAAAGCCGGCCGACTTTGAATTGGCCGCCAACGATTTCTATTTTGGGCTCCAAGAGGTCTCCCAATATATAGACATGAACTCGGATATCGCCTTTGGTTCCGGCACGAACGATGTCAGCGACGGTTCCTATCTGGCCCCGGTCAACTCGGATGATTGGGACAACCCATGGAAATTTGTCCAATCTACCTCTTATTTGCTTAAGAAAGCGGAGGAATCCGGTTTGTCGGACGAAGAGATCGGACGTTGGAAAGCAGAAGCGCATTTCTTCCGTGCCTACAACTATTGGAAATTGGTGAAAACTTATGGAGGAGTGCCTAAGATAGACATCCCGTTAAATACCTCCTCGGAGGAACTTTACACACCTCGTTCCAGCCAACAGGAGATCATCGATTTTATTATCGAGGACTTGGATAAGGCCATTCCTCTCCTTCCGAAGCAAAGCGGACTGACCGCTGAGGAATTAGGACGTACCACGCAAGGGGCGGCATTAGCTCTCAAGGCCCGTGCGGCCTTGTTCGAAGGAACTTGGCAAAAATACCACGGGATGGCGGACGCAGGCAAATACCTCGACCTAGCTATCCAAGCGGCCCAAGCCATTGTCGATTCCAAGGAGTATGAACTATATCGCGAGAAAGGAGAACTCAGTTACAAATATCTTCATATCCTAGAAGGCGACGACAGCAAGGAAGTCTTGTTGGCAAGACGGTATTACAAATTGAGAGCGACTCATAACTGGACCCGGGAACTATTATTAGGTGCCATGGTACCGACAAAGAACCTTGCGGACGTATACCTTTGTACCGATGGTTTACCTATCGATAAATCCAAGTTGTTCAAAGGATTCCAAACCCAGACAAGCGAATTTGAGAACCGGGATTCCCGGATGGCGCAAACGTTTGTCGTACCCGGTAGCGAGATATTCTCGGAAGGGGGCGGATGGGCAACCGTAGAGCCGGGATTCATCGGTAACAATTCCACCCGGACCGGATACATGATCCGCAAGTTTATGGATGAAACGCTGGATGCCGTACAATTCATTGGGGAATACGATTTCAAGGAATTCCGTTACGGAGAGGTCCTATTAATCTTGGCCGAGGCTTTATACGAGAAGAACGGACAGATCACGGACGAGCAATTAGACCTGACCATTAATGACCTGCGAAACCGGGCGAATATGCCTCGCTTGACCAATGCGTTTGTAGCGACGAACGGACTGAATATGCAGGAAGAGATCCGGCGTGAGAGAACCGTGGAACTGGCATTCGAAGGATACCGTCGGGACGACCTACGTCGTTGGGGCACGGCAGAAACAGTTCTTCCCCTTGCGATCCGTGGCGTGAAATTCGTGGGTACGGAGTATCAACAGAAATTCCCGGAGTTGGTGATCGGACAGGATATACAGGTGGATAGCGAAGGCTTTATCATCGCCCAACCTGCGTCCGCCCGCAAGTTCCAGACACCGAAGCATTGGCTATCCCCGATCCCTTTGCAACAGGTACAATTGTCGAAAGGAACCTTGGAACAGAACCCGGGTTGGTAA
- a CDS encoding DUF4091 domain-containing protein, translated as MKKYFLAVASFFIYSHISLGQVYPGQMDSTFVPVRSHHYDPELTFDFCVNEPAWSNQAGIHSAFGSTDRLYFRKEVPVNHDNDLSSSYSTTVWRGERANAQILVWSSEALEQVRVSTQDLRSAEGNIIPKDRITFELVRYVLSNYPYAEKKAICGESPYKSGFSMPDRFETLDRFDLPSQTTRPVWMMVDVPRGTAPGTYKGKVEVRAKGKAPQLLNLEIVVQNQLLPYPKDWKYRLDLWQNPWAVAWYNHVEPWSPEHKMLLKQHLKHYADAGGTYITTYGVHSPWSDNSYMIEGGMIEWIKKADGTWAFDYKIFDEYVELAMECGIDEAITLYTPIPWGFRHRYKDEATGDYSYINWAPSSEEFKKMWNIFLTDFKFHLEAKSWLDITYIGINENPMEETLAAIHVVRNHDKCWKITYAGNWHKELDGLLDDYSFLYGEEPTITEQKARTATGRTSTVYVCCNPPIPNNFVFSPPIEGRWISWYVMAYGYDGFLRWAYDAWPEDADRDARHGSWAAGDCYMVYPGGKSCIRFEKMREGIVDFEKVRILRELTAQSGNAQAQGLLKQLDQHLSIFPKEKEFDESKISADVRKGNLIIRQLSDLLAK; from the coding sequence ATGAAGAAATACTTTTTAGCGGTAGCTAGTTTTTTTATTTATTCTCATATCAGTCTAGGCCAAGTGTATCCGGGGCAGATGGATTCCACGTTTGTCCCTGTACGGAGTCACCACTATGACCCGGAGTTAACATTTGATTTTTGCGTGAATGAACCCGCTTGGAGCAATCAGGCGGGTATCCATTCCGCCTTCGGATCGACCGACCGGCTTTATTTCCGGAAAGAAGTACCCGTAAACCATGACAACGATTTATCATCTTCCTACTCTACGACCGTTTGGAGGGGGGAAAGAGCGAATGCCCAGATATTGGTATGGTCGTCAGAAGCGTTGGAACAAGTACGTGTCTCTACGCAAGACTTGAGGAGCGCCGAGGGAAACATCATCCCGAAAGACCGGATTACCTTCGAGTTGGTGCGTTACGTATTGTCCAATTATCCGTATGCCGAGAAAAAAGCCATCTGCGGGGAATCTCCCTACAAATCCGGCTTCTCGATGCCAGACCGTTTCGAGACGCTGGACCGCTTCGATCTCCCTTCCCAAACCACCCGTCCGGTATGGATGATGGTGGATGTGCCGAGAGGAACCGCTCCCGGTACGTATAAAGGCAAAGTGGAGGTACGGGCGAAAGGCAAGGCTCCTCAACTATTGAATCTGGAGATCGTGGTGCAAAACCAGTTGCTCCCCTATCCGAAAGACTGGAAATACCGTCTGGACCTATGGCAGAACCCATGGGCCGTGGCATGGTACAATCACGTGGAACCTTGGTCACCAGAACATAAGATGCTTCTCAAGCAGCATTTGAAGCATTATGCCGACGCAGGTGGTACCTACATCACGACTTATGGAGTACATTCTCCTTGGTCCGATAACTCCTATATGATCGAGGGGGGTATGATCGAGTGGATCAAGAAAGCAGACGGCACATGGGCCTTCGACTACAAGATCTTCGACGAGTACGTAGAATTAGCGATGGAATGTGGCATCGACGAGGCAATCACCCTCTACACCCCGATTCCTTGGGGATTCCGTCACCGCTATAAGGACGAGGCTACAGGCGATTATTCTTATATCAACTGGGCGCCAAGCTCGGAGGAATTCAAGAAGATGTGGAATATCTTCCTCACGGATTTCAAGTTCCATCTGGAGGCTAAAAGCTGGTTGGACATCACCTATATCGGAATCAACGAGAATCCGATGGAAGAGACCTTAGCGGCTATCCATGTCGTGCGTAACCATGATAAATGCTGGAAGATCACTTACGCCGGCAATTGGCATAAGGAATTGGACGGACTGCTGGACGATTATTCTTTCCTCTACGGGGAGGAACCTACCATCACCGAGCAAAAGGCACGGACCGCCACCGGACGCACGTCCACCGTATACGTATGCTGTAACCCGCCGATCCCGAACAACTTCGTGTTCTCACCTCCTATCGAGGGACGTTGGATCAGTTGGTATGTAATGGCGTATGGGTACGACGGCTTCTTGCGATGGGCTTACGACGCTTGGCCGGAAGATGCCGATCGCGACGCACGTCATGGCTCTTGGGCGGCGGGCGACTGCTATATGGTATATCCGGGAGGCAAGAGTTGCATCCGCTTCGAGAAGATGAGAGAGGGTATCGTGGATTTCGAGAAGGTCCGTATCTTACGGGAGCTGACCGCCCAATCGGGTAATGCTCAAGCCCAAGGCTTATTGAAGCAGCTGGACCAACATTTGTCCATCTTCCCCAAAGAGAAAGAGTTCGACGAGAGCAAGATATCGGCAGACGTACGTAAGGGTAACCTCATCATCCGTCAACTGTCCGATCTATTGGCGAAATAA
- a CDS encoding DUF5107 domain-containing protein has product MKAYRLILSLMASVAVGTAFSQTTGVVCEEFDQIQLTHVLTPTGPLPTALDPNGVYPYMSYSETSNRPVPKRYRMISLENEKVKAIICPDLCGKVISLTHKESGKEVLYRPDVIKYTRILPRFYFVAGGIEVSFPISHSPTQNEPVLYQIDHTGDRTYVTCGERESHYGMQWSVEYSLGDKDECLTQRVVYYNPGKQAYPWMSWSNAALPCAPDTQYDFPNGTVLSHASTLDTIDWKTEGTHHERDIKEMTGYFWKTKDVNAFGAYTPSLGSGLYHIADESSTPGIKLWSYGVAGDKEWSMLSTPDRQPYVEIQGGPISDQSIKLELRPGEKKNHVEYWIPTDHPLDIYSLKVPALRLRPIDRIPLFDWARKNESSIWIALADAYKNKSTLPAAPYPEDGQWAPSGMEDLDDAFRWAIQISPRPERDYWQFHYGTWLAGRERVEEAIEQLSIPDIDLAKALLARLYVRRQAWEKARDTYAAIPETSWLNLHPQLVIERDKVLKKFGTEALPEREKWLDKINASSDEWVVERKVQLLIDKKQYQEAKDLLLSTHFQKVHQTYTRTGLWEQINEGLGLSPQPVPEQLGEDRLARFGAYREYE; this is encoded by the coding sequence ATGAAAGCATATCGTTTAATCCTATCACTCATGGCAAGCGTAGCCGTAGGGACAGCATTCTCGCAGACAACAGGTGTTGTTTGCGAGGAGTTCGACCAGATACAGCTGACGCACGTATTGACGCCCACCGGCCCGCTACCGACTGCCTTGGACCCGAATGGCGTATACCCCTATATGAGTTATAGCGAGACCTCAAATCGTCCGGTGCCTAAAAGGTACCGGATGATCTCGCTAGAGAACGAGAAAGTCAAGGCCATCATCTGCCCTGATCTTTGCGGGAAAGTAATATCCCTCACTCACAAGGAGAGCGGCAAGGAGGTCTTGTACAGGCCGGACGTAATCAAATACACACGGATATTACCCCGCTTCTATTTCGTGGCCGGGGGGATCGAGGTCAGTTTCCCGATCTCCCACTCTCCCACGCAAAATGAGCCGGTGCTTTATCAGATCGATCATACGGGAGACCGCACATATGTAACATGCGGAGAACGGGAATCTCATTACGGTATGCAATGGTCTGTAGAATATTCCTTAGGAGATAAGGACGAATGCCTTACCCAAAGGGTTGTTTACTACAACCCGGGAAAGCAAGCCTATCCATGGATGTCATGGTCCAACGCCGCCCTTCCTTGCGCACCGGATACCCAATACGATTTCCCGAACGGAACCGTATTATCCCATGCCTCCACGTTGGATACGATCGACTGGAAAACGGAAGGAACCCATCATGAACGGGATATCAAAGAGATGACCGGCTACTTCTGGAAGACGAAAGACGTGAACGCTTTCGGGGCTTACACCCCCTCCTTGGGTAGCGGCCTCTACCACATCGCCGACGAATCCAGTACGCCCGGTATCAAGCTATGGAGTTATGGCGTAGCCGGCGACAAGGAATGGTCTATGCTCAGTACCCCCGACCGGCAGCCTTACGTAGAAATCCAAGGTGGCCCGATCAGCGACCAATCTATCAAGCTCGAATTGCGTCCCGGCGAGAAAAAGAATCACGTAGAATATTGGATACCGACAGATCATCCTTTGGATATCTATTCCTTAAAGGTTCCGGCATTAAGGCTTCGCCCGATCGATCGCATCCCGCTATTCGACTGGGCCCGGAAGAATGAATCTTCCATCTGGATCGCCTTAGCCGATGCCTATAAGAATAAGTCCACGCTTCCCGCCGCCCCCTATCCGGAAGACGGGCAGTGGGCTCCATCCGGCATGGAAGATCTGGACGATGCTTTTCGTTGGGCGATCCAAATATCTCCCCGGCCGGAACGGGATTATTGGCAATTCCACTATGGGACTTGGTTGGCTGGAAGAGAACGTGTAGAGGAGGCGATCGAACAACTATCCATTCCGGATATCGATCTGGCGAAAGCTTTATTGGCAAGGCTATATGTTCGTCGGCAGGCGTGGGAAAAGGCGAGAGATACTTACGCCGCTATCCCCGAGACCTCGTGGTTGAACCTACATCCCCAGTTGGTTATCGAGCGGGATAAAGTATTAAAGAAGTTTGGAACAGAGGCTTTACCGGAACGGGAAAAATGGTTGGATAAGATAAACGCGTCCTCTGATGAATGGGTGGTCGAGCGAAAGGTACAGCTACTGATTGATAAGAAGCAATATCAAGAAGCCAAGGATTTATTACTATCCACCCATTTCCAGAAAGTGCATCAAACTTACACCCGTACGGGACTTTGGGAACAGATCAACGAAGGCTTGGGCCTCTCCCCGCAACCTGTACCGGAACAACTCGGCGAGGATCGCTTAGCCCGGTTCGGTGCCTATCGGGAATATGAATAA
- a CDS encoding RNA polymerase sigma-70 factor — MADIDSEKERRLVADLLEGDESAFCELYALYKDRLMWFSLKFLKSRDMAEDVFQDAFASIWQNRRFLNPNVPFGPYVYTIVKNRILNLLAGLDRELELRDKIRSASLDSTNETEDSVLDTDLNALLDKALETLTPQQKRVFDMSRKDMKSHKEIADSLGISVYTVQQHISTALKVIRAFLAKYAETYMKLLL, encoded by the coding sequence ATGGCAGACATTGATTCAGAGAAAGAAAGAAGGCTTGTGGCGGACTTGCTAGAAGGGGACGAGTCGGCCTTTTGTGAATTATATGCCCTGTATAAGGACCGCTTGATGTGGTTTTCCTTGAAATTCCTTAAATCCCGGGATATGGCGGAAGATGTTTTTCAGGATGCTTTCGCCTCTATTTGGCAGAATCGCCGTTTCTTGAACCCGAATGTACCTTTTGGCCCGTATGTGTATACGATCGTGAAAAATCGGATCTTAAACCTGTTGGCGGGACTGGATCGTGAGTTGGAGCTGAGGGATAAGATACGGTCCGCCTCATTGGATAGCACGAACGAGACGGAGGACTCGGTATTGGATACGGATTTAAACGCATTGTTGGATAAGGCGCTTGAAACGTTGACCCCACAACAAAAAAGGGTTTTTGATATGAGCCGTAAAGATATGAAATCCCATAAGGAGATAGCCGACAGTTTGGGTATCTCGGTATATACGGTACAACAACATATCTCTACGGCCTTGAAAGTGATCCGGGCGTTTCTGGCTAAATATGCGGAGACTTATATGAAGCTACTGCTCTAA